A single window of Polyangiaceae bacterium DNA harbors:
- a CDS encoding serine/threonine protein kinase, translated as MASAPKSESADAASKTDELVGTILGERYEILRLLNEGGMAKIYVAKHKVLGREVAVKVLKGGCADDSDAVQRFTNEGRAAGTLGHPNIVECTDIGTTPDGKPYLVLELLVGHSLADEIIRSGPLAIGRAAKIASRIADALATAHAAGVVHRDLKSDNVFLARKRGVVDWVKVLDFGVSKFHEDSGNTQKGSMLGTPDFMAPEQVVDARAVDSRADIYALGVILYEMLAGRRPFHGIAFPMVLYTIAHEPPPRLDSFRKDIPPEVLAIVEKAMSKRPEDRQSSMIELVMALEPFADRVSMDASMDDLVASSSAKITALQFAELQQLGAAEEKRRSSSTGAAPTSATLANASDKKPSRSVATVLGAIGIAAILGVGVYASTWFRSNGVRDEAAPAASPAKMIDAMIIVTPPDASVEIDGRPVDHSNGVVKIRGVVGTVHHVRAFVGSHETRAEVVISLSGPVPARIEVAAAAASASAPAPAFLPVLPASASPEYVAPSSSVEYHRFLSFGCSGGGSRGTFAGPNAATSIRKSAAGRSTKALLQSTAAASPFICRILEVPSDKDIRRICVSSLASTMSQPRASLDDVHGISAMRRGFTKTSRASISPPKRAHFCQLCSSDRSCQTICLSRR; from the coding sequence ATGGCATCAGCCCCCAAATCGGAGAGTGCAGACGCAGCATCGAAGACCGATGAGCTGGTTGGCACGATCCTCGGCGAGCGCTACGAGATCTTGCGCTTGCTCAATGAAGGCGGCATGGCCAAGATCTACGTCGCGAAGCACAAGGTGCTCGGGCGCGAGGTTGCCGTCAAGGTGCTGAAAGGCGGCTGCGCCGACGATTCGGATGCCGTGCAGCGTTTCACCAACGAAGGACGCGCTGCCGGAACGCTCGGACACCCGAACATCGTCGAATGCACCGACATTGGAACGACACCGGATGGCAAGCCCTATTTGGTGCTCGAGCTGCTCGTGGGGCATTCGCTCGCAGACGAAATCATTCGGTCCGGACCGCTCGCCATTGGACGCGCTGCGAAAATCGCTTCACGTATTGCCGATGCGTTGGCAACGGCACACGCAGCAGGGGTCGTACATCGAGATCTCAAATCGGACAATGTGTTTCTCGCGCGTAAGCGTGGCGTCGTCGATTGGGTCAAAGTGCTCGATTTTGGCGTTTCCAAATTTCATGAAGATTCCGGTAATACGCAAAAAGGCAGCATGCTCGGGACACCCGATTTCATGGCGCCCGAGCAAGTGGTCGATGCTCGAGCGGTCGATTCGAGGGCCGATATTTATGCGCTCGGCGTAATACTCTATGAAATGCTCGCAGGTCGGCGTCCTTTTCACGGCATTGCGTTTCCGATGGTACTGTACACCATCGCGCACGAGCCTCCGCCGCGGCTGGATTCATTTCGTAAAGACATACCGCCCGAGGTATTGGCGATCGTCGAAAAGGCCATGTCCAAGCGCCCGGAGGATCGGCAATCGTCGATGATCGAATTGGTGATGGCGCTCGAGCCATTTGCCGACCGAGTTTCGATGGATGCGTCGATGGATGATCTCGTGGCGAGCTCTTCGGCGAAGATCACGGCGCTGCAATTTGCCGAATTGCAGCAGCTTGGCGCAGCCGAAGAAAAACGGCGTTCGAGCTCCACGGGGGCAGCGCCCACATCTGCGACGCTGGCGAATGCGAGCGACAAGAAGCCGTCTCGATCCGTGGCGACGGTGCTTGGCGCCATTGGCATTGCCGCCATTTTGGGCGTCGGCGTGTATGCTTCGACGTGGTTTCGGTCGAATGGCGTTCGCGACGAAGCGGCGCCGGCCGCATCGCCTGCGAAAATGATCGACGCCATGATTATCGTGACGCCTCCGGATGCGTCGGTGGAGATCGATGGGCGGCCTGTCGATCATTCGAACGGCGTGGTGAAAATCCGAGGCGTCGTGGGAACCGTACATCACGTGCGCGCATTCGTAGGTTCGCATGAAACGCGTGCGGAGGTCGTCATTAGTTTGAGCGGGCCGGTTCCTGCGCGGATTGAAGTGGCCGCGGCTGCTGCGTCGGCATCGGCACCCGCTCCTGCGTTTTTGCCAGTGCTGCCGGCATCTGCGTCGCCCGAATACGTGGCGCCCTCGAGCTCCGTAGAGTATCACCGTTTTTTGAGTTTTGGTTGTTCGGGTGGTGGGTCGAGGGGCACTTTTGCGGGACCAAATGCAGCCACGTCGATACGGAAGAGCGCGGCGGGGCGTTCGACGAAAGCGCTTTTGCAATCGACCGCGGCGGCATCGCCTTTCATTTGCAGGATTCTCGAGGTGCCGTCCGACAAGGATATTAGACGAATTTGCGTGTCGTCGCTGGCGAGCACCATGTCGCAGCCTAGAGCGAGCTTGGACGATGTGCACGGGATTTCGGCGATGCGTCGAGGTTTCACCAAGACGTCGCGCGCGTCGATTTCGCCGCCGAAAAGAGCGCATTTTTGCCAGCTATGCTCGAGTGATCGTTCCTGCCAAACAATTTGTTTGTCACGGCGTTGA
- a CDS encoding carboxymuconolactone decarboxylase family protein has translation MFTLESVRHALPEAAKDLRLNLQSVMQSGSLTLEQRWGVAAACAIATRSPALRDAVIEEARREVNEAVVDDALAAASLMAMNNVYYRFRHMIGKSVYSEKPARLRMTRIARPATNKVDFELVCLAVSAINGCETCVRAHEKVVLEGGLTEEHVHDAVRIAATIHGVAVALDASGHAHKSTTHPHQDDGTSSHEHGAPAGPG, from the coding sequence ATGTTTACGCTCGAATCAGTCCGTCACGCGCTTCCGGAAGCCGCAAAAGACCTGCGGTTGAATTTGCAATCGGTGATGCAATCCGGTTCGCTGACGCTCGAGCAACGGTGGGGTGTGGCGGCTGCGTGCGCAATCGCCACACGATCGCCGGCATTGCGGGATGCCGTCATCGAAGAAGCTCGGCGTGAAGTGAATGAAGCGGTCGTCGACGATGCGCTCGCGGCAGCGTCGTTGATGGCCATGAACAACGTGTACTACCGATTTCGACACATGATCGGCAAATCGGTATACTCGGAAAAACCCGCGCGCCTTCGCATGACGCGCATTGCCAGACCGGCCACGAACAAGGTCGACTTCGAACTGGTTTGTCTGGCCGTGAGCGCAATCAATGGGTGCGAGACGTGCGTGCGAGCACATGAAAAAGTGGTGCTCGAAGGTGGTTTGACCGAGGAGCACGTGCACGACGCCGTGCGAATTGCGGCGACGATTCACGGCGTTGCCGTCGCGCTCGATGCGTCCGGACACGCGCACAAGTCCACGACGCACCCGCACCAGGATGACGGAACGTCGAGCCACGAACACGGAGCCCCTGCTGGGCCAGGATAA
- a CDS encoding peroxiredoxin: protein MLTVGDKFPEFKLQAVVSTEKGKEFQEISNESFSGKWKVVFFWPMDFTFICPTEIAEFGRRNSDFHDRDAQLLGASTDSHYVHLAWRKDHADLKHLPFPMLADTKRELSSALGILHKQEGVALRATFIVDPDGIIRFATVNDLSVGRSVNEVLRVLDALQTDELCPCNWTKGQPTLEAA from the coding sequence ATGTTGACCGTTGGCGACAAATTCCCCGAGTTCAAACTGCAAGCCGTCGTCTCGACTGAAAAAGGCAAGGAGTTCCAAGAGATCTCCAACGAGAGTTTTTCTGGCAAGTGGAAAGTGGTGTTTTTCTGGCCTATGGACTTCACGTTCATTTGCCCCACGGAGATTGCCGAATTCGGTCGGCGCAACAGCGATTTCCACGACCGGGATGCACAACTTCTCGGCGCGAGCACCGACTCGCATTACGTCCACTTGGCGTGGCGCAAAGACCATGCGGACTTGAAGCACCTGCCTTTCCCGATGCTGGCAGATACCAAGCGTGAGCTATCGAGCGCGCTCGGGATTCTCCACAAGCAGGAAGGCGTCGCGCTGCGAGCGACGTTCATCGTGGATCCGGATGGGATCATTCGTTTCGCAACGGTGAACGACCTGTCGGTCGGACGAAGCGTGAACGAGGTGCTGCGGGTGCTCGATGCATTGCAAACCGACGAGCTCTGCCCGTGCAATTGGACGAAAGGCCAACCGACGCTGGAGGCGGCCTAG
- a CDS encoding LysR family transcriptional regulator: MTISASHAPHPFTLRQLQYVVAVAESLSFRKAAERCHVSQPSLSAQLGQLEEAIGVRLFERDRRRVLLTEAGKELVERARRLLVEADDFVGAAKRASDPLVGVMRIGVIPTISPYLLPSATPALRASYPRLMTIWLEDKTEVLVRNLDAGLIDAALLALEADLGDVESDVVAVDPFVLVARPDDPLVAKSRPVTPGELVDTNVLLLDDGHCFREQALAVCTRAKAHELEFRATSLSTLVHMVAGGAGVTLLPELAVAFEVERAGLRVRPFARPAPHRTIALVWRKRSPFGDALKKIAATMRGAYPGALGKN; encoded by the coding sequence ATGACTATCAGTGCGTCGCATGCTCCTCATCCCTTCACGCTTCGGCAATTGCAATACGTGGTTGCCGTGGCCGAATCGCTCAGTTTTCGCAAAGCTGCCGAACGTTGTCATGTTTCGCAGCCTTCGCTCAGTGCGCAGCTCGGGCAGCTCGAGGAGGCGATTGGGGTGCGTCTTTTCGAACGGGACCGCCGGCGTGTGCTTCTCACGGAGGCGGGCAAGGAGCTGGTCGAGCGGGCGCGGCGGCTTCTCGTCGAGGCGGACGATTTCGTGGGGGCGGCGAAGCGAGCGAGCGATCCGCTCGTGGGGGTGATGCGTATTGGAGTCATTCCGACGATTTCCCCATATCTCTTGCCGAGCGCGACGCCTGCGCTGCGGGCTTCGTATCCGCGTCTCATGACGATTTGGCTCGAAGACAAAACGGAAGTTTTGGTGCGCAATTTGGATGCGGGGCTCATCGACGCGGCCCTGTTGGCGCTCGAAGCGGACCTGGGCGATGTCGAATCGGATGTCGTTGCGGTCGATCCGTTCGTGCTCGTGGCTCGTCCCGATGACCCGCTGGTCGCGAAATCGCGCCCGGTGACGCCCGGCGAGCTCGTCGACACGAATGTATTGCTTCTCGATGATGGCCATTGTTTTCGCGAGCAGGCGCTGGCGGTGTGTACTCGAGCCAAAGCGCACGAGCTCGAGTTTCGCGCGACGAGTTTGTCCACGCTCGTGCACATGGTGGCTGGAGGTGCTGGTGTCACGCTATTGCCGGAGCTGGCCGTGGCGTTCGAGGTCGAGCGTGCGGGATTACGCGTGCGGCCGTTTGCTCGACCGGCGCCTCATCGGACGATCGCGCTCGTGTGGCGCAAGCGGTCTCCGTTTGGCGATGCATTGAAGAAGATTGCCGCGACGATGCGCGGTGCGTATCCGGGGGCGTTGGGTAAAAATTAG
- a CDS encoding ankyrin repeat domain-containing protein gives MGLWFGMPLSIERVVELLSQSEEGHVFPDELRGKRYVVVHGLDPDSMRDPPDEDDAFYEKAKDWIGLRVVGEVADFEGALRLLWESIEALKRQFAPDEEQSGDSWQEQLTKWLEEGPWGVPDDEIAAATDFGINLAKEMFPISRYEFAVYGEAPYEGESAAILELPPKVTLSGKSRNLFAACRKNDIERVRELIAKGADVRVADAHGDSPLHHAVGHRNREMVECLLDAGADPDASLRFGHAPVFAKRVSRGRTMPATNQFDDENHFGIACLLVDRGASPSSTRPNGQTLVDVAANGLPMNERWVRHFMGFGVSSCLLRTGGLHRRPLDNLLSALHFRSAHERARVPDKVRLLGWLGCDPNETTNTYGKTTPVEEWLTTGYSENEVEPAVIVGIARAFVEIGARDEVGLSDERRPSERAEMWGKRDGMHHYAEAARILRSGREPKA, from the coding sequence ATGGGTCTATGGTTTGGTATGCCTTTGAGCATCGAGCGCGTCGTGGAGTTGCTTTCGCAATCTGAGGAGGGGCATGTTTTCCCGGACGAGCTGCGTGGCAAGCGGTATGTCGTGGTTCATGGGCTCGATCCGGATTCGATGCGGGACCCTCCGGACGAGGATGATGCATTTTACGAAAAGGCGAAGGATTGGATTGGGCTGCGCGTCGTCGGGGAAGTTGCGGATTTCGAGGGTGCGCTTCGTCTTTTGTGGGAATCCATCGAGGCGCTGAAAAGACAGTTTGCGCCGGACGAAGAACAGAGTGGCGATTCGTGGCAAGAGCAGCTCACGAAGTGGCTCGAGGAGGGGCCGTGGGGCGTACCGGATGACGAGATTGCGGCGGCAACCGATTTCGGGATCAATTTGGCCAAAGAAATGTTTCCGATATCGCGCTACGAGTTTGCCGTGTATGGGGAGGCGCCCTACGAAGGCGAGAGTGCTGCGATTCTCGAGTTACCGCCGAAGGTGACGCTGTCCGGGAAGAGCAGGAATTTGTTTGCGGCGTGTCGAAAGAACGACATCGAGCGGGTGCGCGAATTGATTGCAAAGGGTGCTGATGTTCGAGTGGCTGATGCGCATGGAGATTCGCCGCTGCATCATGCCGTAGGGCATCGGAATCGGGAAATGGTCGAATGTTTGCTCGATGCGGGGGCTGATCCCGATGCGAGTCTTCGATTCGGGCATGCTCCGGTATTTGCCAAGCGAGTATCGCGGGGGCGGACGATGCCGGCGACGAATCAATTCGACGATGAAAACCATTTTGGTATTGCGTGTTTGCTCGTCGATAGGGGTGCGAGTCCGTCATCGACGCGTCCGAATGGTCAGACGCTCGTGGATGTCGCAGCCAATGGTTTGCCCATGAACGAGCGGTGGGTGAGGCACTTCATGGGTTTTGGGGTATCATCGTGTTTGCTTCGTACGGGTGGATTGCATCGCCGGCCGCTCGACAATTTGCTTTCGGCATTGCATTTTCGATCGGCGCACGAGCGGGCGCGTGTTCCTGACAAGGTGCGGCTTCTGGGGTGGCTTGGTTGTGATCCGAACGAGACGACGAATACGTATGGGAAAACGACGCCTGTGGAGGAGTGGCTGACGACGGGTTATTCGGAGAATGAGGTCGAGCCGGCGGTGATTGTGGGGATAGCGCGGGCGTTTGTGGAGATTGGGGCTCGGGACGAGGTAGGTTTATCGGATGAGCGGCGTCCGAGTGAGCGGGCGGAAATGTGGGGCAAGCGGGATGGGATGCATCATTATGCGGAGGCGGCGCGTATTTTGAGGAGTGGTCGGGAGCCGAAGGCATGA
- a CDS encoding site-specific integrase: MSTWHSVFWSPSKHRWLIRLGAEGRTQRQITVPQSVAPGPRSRKQAEQWATEQLGGKSDAPAVVAPKTLAELAPIVLELWQNDERLAQKTKADRESFLRLHILPAFGELAVEAIDVPKVRDWVRAMRKRGDARSSIGNRLSTLATLLSDLHAERHAPDNRVATAKAVLDELPASKKHAPVSLDLAAFSMLLFAASVPFWFRMLCALAGLAGLEAGVALGLRVKDVVLEHGQPIALRICQAVQQLGTKGYASIGPTKNEHRGSEERPRILPVHPALAVLLTEWLRIERERWCCHVAQPDDLLVPSASGKAWRPKVAKRLRRELAGLGIAVPDGLVFHRLRGCFATWLAAASVPKDQRQRLMGHAGDVEAEHYEVAGQLFESDFEAVARIAVEVRNGSGRHQLVHAGDRDARSPVDGIPAARSPPDRTPRSRGTPPSPTEDRTYTGTFYKRPKNAPAVRGLGVALDQNPVGAPPRTSELCHGRKGPSPSALRPHCAGCSCRATIPRHGKIC; encoded by the coding sequence ATGAGCACCTGGCACTCTGTCTTTTGGTCGCCTTCGAAGCACCGATGGCTTATTCGCCTCGGCGCAGAAGGTCGAACGCAGCGCCAGATCACGGTGCCTCAGTCGGTTGCGCCTGGCCCACGGTCGCGCAAGCAGGCAGAACAATGGGCGACCGAGCAGCTCGGAGGAAAGTCTGATGCTCCTGCTGTCGTCGCGCCGAAGACACTTGCCGAGCTCGCCCCCATCGTGCTCGAGCTGTGGCAGAACGACGAGCGGTTGGCGCAGAAGACGAAGGCCGACCGCGAAAGCTTCCTGCGCCTGCACATCCTGCCCGCGTTCGGCGAACTGGCAGTCGAAGCCATCGATGTGCCGAAAGTGCGCGATTGGGTGCGTGCGATGCGCAAGAGGGGCGACGCCCGATCTTCGATTGGCAACCGACTGTCGACGTTGGCAACGCTGCTATCCGATCTTCACGCCGAGAGGCACGCACCGGACAATCGTGTCGCGACGGCGAAAGCTGTGCTCGACGAGCTCCCCGCGTCGAAGAAACACGCTCCGGTTTCTTTGGATCTGGCGGCGTTCTCGATGTTGCTGTTTGCGGCTTCCGTGCCGTTTTGGTTCCGCATGCTGTGCGCGTTGGCGGGCCTCGCAGGCCTCGAGGCAGGGGTGGCGCTTGGGCTTCGCGTGAAGGACGTCGTGCTCGAGCACGGGCAGCCTATCGCGCTCCGGATTTGCCAGGCCGTGCAGCAGCTCGGGACGAAAGGGTACGCCTCGATTGGGCCGACGAAGAACGAACATCGAGGGAGCGAAGAACGCCCGCGGATTTTGCCGGTTCATCCGGCGCTCGCCGTGCTCTTGACCGAGTGGTTGCGGATCGAGCGGGAGCGATGGTGCTGCCATGTGGCACAGCCCGACGATCTTCTGGTGCCGTCCGCGTCGGGGAAGGCATGGCGCCCGAAGGTGGCGAAGCGGCTGCGTCGCGAGCTCGCGGGGCTTGGCATCGCAGTACCCGATGGTCTCGTGTTTCACCGGCTACGCGGATGCTTTGCGACGTGGTTGGCGGCCGCCAGCGTCCCAAAGGACCAACGCCAGCGCCTCATGGGACACGCTGGCGATGTCGAGGCGGAACACTACGAGGTAGCGGGGCAGTTGTTCGAATCAGATTTCGAGGCTGTCGCAAGGATCGCTGTGGAGGTGCGAAATGGATCAGGACGACATCAATTGGTTCATGCTGGCGATCGTGATGCGCGCTCGCCGGTCGATGGGATTCCTGCGGCCCGGAGCCCCCCTGACCGCACCCCTCGCTCTCGAGGCACGCCGCCCTCCCCGACGGAAGACCGGACGTACACGGGAACCTTTTACAAAAGGCCGAAAAACGCGCCGGCCGTCCGGGGTTTAGGGGTGGCCTTGGACCAAAATCCCGTCGGCGCCCCCCCGCGGACCTCCGAACTATGTCACGGTCGCAAAGGGCCTAGCCCCTCCGCCCTGCGCCCCCACTGTGCCGGTTGCTCATGCCGCGCGACGATTCCGCGGCACGGCAAGATCTGCTGA
- a CDS encoding PD-(D/E)XK nuclease-like domain-containing protein, with protein MTLFHGLSFADYVAFDREHFSRLRLLDISPLAYHRETKKKDTNALRIGRAVHAFVMDPNAVEIIAYDGRRQGKKWEDFEAEHEGAIILSPDAYERAMAMRDAVHAHPAASKLLNAGEGEESLFFEVAGVQCKARIDWIAKDGTVVELKTTRAIIPGRFAHEYARRLYHAQIALYRMGLEAERYGRPPVVTIALENAPPYDVAVYRVGEDVLEVGKRKVLTWLDTLARCRESGQWPGVGGHSIDGMLDLQLPDWAITDGLPDIELEDEHGD; from the coding sequence GTGACCCTCTTTCACGGCCTTTCGTTTGCTGATTACGTGGCATTCGACCGAGAGCATTTCTCGCGATTGCGGCTGCTCGACATTTCGCCGCTCGCGTACCATCGCGAGACCAAGAAGAAGGACACCAACGCTCTCCGAATCGGCCGGGCCGTGCACGCGTTCGTGATGGACCCCAATGCCGTGGAAATCATCGCCTACGATGGCAGGCGGCAAGGCAAGAAGTGGGAGGATTTCGAGGCCGAACACGAAGGTGCCATCATTCTCTCGCCGGACGCATACGAGCGAGCAATGGCCATGCGCGATGCGGTGCATGCGCATCCAGCGGCGAGCAAGCTGCTAAATGCGGGTGAAGGAGAGGAGTCGCTTTTCTTCGAGGTCGCGGGCGTCCAGTGCAAGGCGCGCATCGACTGGATTGCGAAGGATGGCACCGTCGTCGAGCTGAAAACAACGCGGGCGATCATCCCCGGCCGGTTCGCGCACGAATACGCGCGTCGCCTATACCACGCGCAGATTGCGCTCTATCGCATGGGCCTCGAAGCGGAACGATACGGTCGGCCCCCAGTCGTGACGATTGCGCTCGAAAACGCGCCGCCCTACGACGTGGCCGTCTATCGCGTCGGGGAAGATGTGCTCGAGGTAGGCAAGCGCAAAGTGCTCACATGGCTAGACACGCTCGCACGGTGCCGCGAATCGGGGCAATGGCCGGGCGTGGGCGGGCACAGCATCGACGGGATGCTCGATTTGCAATTGCCCGATTGGGCGATCACCGATGGACTGCCTGATATCGAACTGGAGGATGAGCATGGGGACTGA
- a CDS encoding helix-turn-helix transcriptional regulator, giving the protein MSGTPSQPAPDEKGEPPPYKEVEDSVGLSNGTISKLLMGARKSATHQTAVRLAKALHVSLDWLLDGKGEPPKPTGPVPPRLPYLIEAGDITKPALGIESLKSVALAVQYVYSAAQEDPTADHVELLSKAFITAARGQK; this is encoded by the coding sequence GTGTCTGGTACGCCTTCACAGCCTGCCCCGGACGAGAAGGGCGAACCGCCTCCTTACAAGGAAGTTGAGGACTCGGTTGGGCTCTCAAACGGCACCATCTCCAAGCTGCTGATGGGTGCTCGCAAAAGCGCAACGCACCAAACAGCCGTTCGACTTGCAAAAGCTCTTCACGTCTCATTGGATTGGCTACTTGATGGCAAGGGCGAGCCGCCAAAACCCACGGGGCCCGTCCCGCCACGTTTGCCTTACTTGATTGAAGCGGGCGATATTACCAAGCCAGCACTAGGCATCGAGTCGCTGAAGTCGGTTGCTCTTGCTGTCCAGTACGTCTATTCCGCTGCACAGGAGGATCCAACGGCTGACCACGTTGAACTGCTGTCCAAAGCGTTCATCACGGCTGCCCGTGGACAAAAGTAG
- a CDS encoding phage Gp37/Gp68 family protein encodes MAQLSPIEWTDASWNPVRGCVKVSPGCKHCYADAFAERFRGVPGHPYEQGFDPRLVPEMLDVPLRWRKPRKIFANSMSDLFADFVPFTYIDAVLVRMLLTPHHTYQVLTKRAARMAEYFARPNLYERVLDEAHAVRHIRPELMRIGISNPATSPAQWVWLGVSVEDRKYGGPRIDELRKVPARVRFLSIEPLLEDLGALDLSGIHWVIVGGESGHGARTCEAEWIRRIIEQCGEQRVPVFVKQGGGAFSDARNGIAGRSLRVAQEAQPLISLRLKHRKGGDLLELPEDLRVREVPR; translated from the coding sequence ATGGCACAACTTTCACCAATCGAATGGACGGATGCCTCTTGGAACCCCGTGCGTGGGTGCGTGAAGGTTTCTCCCGGCTGCAAACATTGCTATGCCGATGCGTTTGCGGAGCGCTTTCGGGGCGTTCCAGGGCATCCTTATGAGCAGGGGTTCGATCCGCGACTCGTCCCCGAAATGCTCGACGTGCCGCTGCGATGGCGAAAGCCGCGAAAAATCTTCGCCAACAGCATGTCGGACTTGTTCGCCGATTTTGTTCCATTCACTTACATCGACGCCGTGCTTGTCCGAATGCTGCTCACACCGCACCATACATACCAAGTGCTCACCAAGCGCGCGGCGAGAATGGCGGAGTACTTCGCCCGCCCCAACCTGTACGAGCGTGTTTTGGATGAAGCCCATGCAGTGCGGCATATTCGACCGGAATTGATGCGCATCGGCATTTCCAACCCCGCAACGTCTCCAGCACAATGGGTTTGGCTCGGTGTGTCTGTCGAGGACCGGAAGTATGGGGGCCCGCGGATTGACGAATTGCGCAAAGTACCTGCACGAGTGCGTTTCTTGTCGATCGAGCCGCTGCTCGAGGACCTCGGTGCACTCGATTTGAGCGGAATTCATTGGGTTATCGTGGGCGGGGAAAGTGGGCATGGGGCACGCACGTGCGAGGCCGAGTGGATTCGTCGCATCATCGAGCAATGCGGTGAGCAACGTGTGCCCGTGTTCGTCAAACAAGGCGGGGGGGCGTTCTCCGATGCGCGCAATGGCATTGCCGGGAGGTCCCTTCGAGTCGCCCAAGAGGCACAGCCGCTCATCTCGTTGCGGCTGAAGCATCGCAAGGGCGGCGACTTGCTCGAGCTGCCCGAAGACCTTCGAGTGCGCGAGGTCCCGCGATGA